Proteins found in one Gordonia sp. PDNC005 genomic segment:
- a CDS encoding GDP-L-fucose synthase, with amino-acid sequence MGELMEPLGPSTRIYVAGRRGLAGSAFVRALTARGCRRIDGATSADLDLRDRAATFAHLEQSDPDVVILAAARVGGIAANSSYPVDFLSDNLRIQCNVMDAAAALRVPRLLFLGSSCIYPKFAPQPITEDALLTGPLEPTNDAYAIAKIAGIMQVKAVRRQYGLSWISAMPTNLYGPNDNFAAETSHLLPALIRRYEHAVACGAGSVTNWGTGRPRREMMHVDDMADACLTLLDAYDGDEHVNVGTGVDHTIAEIAGLVADRSGFNGEVHWDTDRSDGTPRKVLDVSRLASLGWSARIPLADGIAETIDWFRAQSGALRE; translated from the coding sequence ATGGGCGAGCTGATGGAGCCGCTGGGGCCGTCGACCCGGATCTACGTCGCGGGACGGCGAGGACTGGCGGGATCTGCGTTCGTCCGAGCCCTCACCGCGCGGGGGTGCCGGAGGATCGACGGCGCAACCAGCGCCGACCTCGATCTCCGCGACCGGGCGGCGACATTCGCCCACCTCGAACAGTCGGACCCGGACGTGGTGATCCTCGCGGCGGCGAGGGTCGGCGGCATCGCCGCCAATTCGTCGTACCCCGTCGACTTCCTGTCGGACAACCTGCGAATCCAGTGCAACGTGATGGACGCGGCCGCCGCTCTGCGTGTGCCACGGCTGCTGTTCCTCGGATCGTCGTGCATCTATCCGAAGTTCGCGCCCCAGCCGATCACCGAGGACGCGCTGCTGACCGGGCCGCTCGAGCCGACGAACGACGCGTACGCGATCGCCAAGATCGCCGGAATCATGCAGGTCAAGGCAGTTCGCAGGCAGTACGGACTGTCGTGGATCTCGGCCATGCCGACTAATCTCTACGGGCCGAACGACAACTTCGCCGCCGAGACCAGTCACCTGTTGCCTGCGTTGATCAGACGGTACGAGCATGCCGTCGCCTGCGGTGCCGGGTCGGTGACGAACTGGGGGACGGGAAGACCGCGGCGCGAGATGATGCACGTAGACGACATGGCCGATGCTTGTTTGACGCTCCTCGACGCGTACGACGGCGACGAGCACGTCAACGTGGGCACCGGAGTCGACCACACGATCGCGGAGATCGCCGGACTCGTCGCCGACCGCTCGGGTTTCAACGGCGAAGTCCACTGGGACACCGACCGGTCCGACGGGACTCCGCGCAAGGTTCTCGACGTGTCGAGGCTGGCGTCGCTCGGATGGTCTGCGCGCATCCCCCTGGCCGACGGTATCGCAGAGACCATCGACTGGTTTCGGGCGCAGTCAGGGGCGCTGCGTGAGTGA
- the gmd gene encoding GDP-mannose 4,6-dehydratase, translated as MKKALITGITGQDGSYLAELLLAKGYEVHGLTRRASTFNTGRIDHLYRDPHDPDARLFLHYGDLSDGARLVTLISKIDPDEVYNLAAQSHVRVSFDEPEHTGDTTGMGSIRLLEAVRQAGIECRYYQASSSEMFGASPPPQNESTLFYPRSPYGAAKVYSYWVTRNYREAYGLFAVNGILFNHESPRRGETFVTRKITRAVARIKAGLEDSLYMGNLDAVRDWGYAPEYVEGMWRMLQADEPDDYVLATGRACSVRDFLSAAFEHADLDWRDHVEFDERYLRPTEVDSLIGDATRAREHLGWSATVDAPSLARIMVDADIRALACEGRKWIDSPSLTAWAS; from the coding sequence ATGAAGAAGGCACTGATCACCGGAATCACCGGACAGGACGGCTCATACCTCGCCGAGCTCCTGCTCGCGAAAGGCTACGAGGTTCACGGCCTGACCCGTCGGGCGTCGACCTTCAACACCGGCCGAATCGACCACCTCTACCGGGACCCACACGACCCTGACGCCAGGCTGTTCCTGCACTACGGGGACCTGAGCGACGGGGCCCGACTGGTCACGTTGATCTCGAAGATCGACCCGGACGAGGTGTACAACCTGGCGGCCCAATCGCATGTGCGAGTCAGCTTCGACGAACCCGAGCACACGGGCGACACGACCGGGATGGGATCGATCCGGCTCCTCGAAGCCGTCCGCCAGGCGGGTATCGAATGCCGGTACTACCAGGCGTCGAGCTCGGAGATGTTCGGCGCGTCGCCGCCGCCGCAGAACGAGTCGACCCTCTTCTACCCCCGGTCGCCCTACGGCGCGGCGAAGGTCTACTCCTACTGGGTCACCCGAAACTACCGAGAAGCCTACGGACTGTTCGCGGTCAACGGAATCCTGTTCAACCACGAGTCGCCACGTCGTGGCGAGACGTTTGTGACTCGCAAGATCACCCGAGCCGTCGCCAGAATCAAGGCCGGTCTCGAGGACTCGTTGTACATGGGCAATCTGGACGCGGTCCGAGACTGGGGGTATGCGCCGGAGTACGTCGAGGGCATGTGGCGGATGCTTCAGGCGGACGAACCGGACGACTACGTCCTGGCGACGGGCCGTGCCTGCTCAGTGCGGGACTTCCTGTCGGCGGCCTTCGAACACGCGGACCTCGATTGGCGCGATCACGTCGAGTTCGATGAGCGTTACCTCCGCCCGACCGAGGTCGACAGCCTGATCGGGGACGCGACACGCGCCCGGGAACACCTCGGGTGGAGCGCCACGGTCGACGCCCCGTCATTGGCACGGATCATGGTCGACGCGGACATTCGGGCGCTGGCCTGCGAAGGGCGCAAGTGGATCGACAGTCCGTCCCTGACCGCATGGGCGAGCTGA
- a CDS encoding sugar transferase yields the protein MSVPYDAEIGWGTTRDPVVHRIARSHPWLDILSRRLRFSDFVVVAAAVAAGHLVRFGADADLTAPAGLLGTPMVWREVGLVFGWTVALGLAQARDRRVLCSGATEYNRVISASFCLFGALAIVDLALNLSVARGYLAVVFPLGTLMLLVSRWLWRRRVARGRSRGRYLQAVLVIGDATTAAALARRLLDNAALGYTVVGVCVPSAEAALRIRSDRQLVDAGISVYAGYSDVHSALAETGAAVAAVTDAEVLGHDALHDLMWELDDQGIDLLVAPGLAGVAGPRITVRIEPGLPLLHVDRPRHHAANRIMKVAFDKAVSLCAIVVFAPVMVVCAIAIKLDSRGPVFYLGERIGAKNVPFYMWKFRTMVDGADRMVADLAQHDDGNGVLFKIHDDPRVTRVGRFLRRHSLDELPQLFNVMSGTMSLVGPRPPLRDEVQTYNRMVVRRQLVRPGITGLWQVSGRSDLSWEESAQLDLSYVENWSLTGDLIILRRTAHAVLSKDGAY from the coding sequence ATGAGCGTTCCGTACGACGCGGAGATCGGATGGGGCACAACGCGCGATCCCGTCGTTCACCGGATCGCACGGTCGCATCCGTGGCTCGACATCTTGAGCCGTCGGCTCCGGTTCTCCGACTTCGTCGTCGTCGCGGCAGCGGTGGCGGCGGGACATCTCGTCCGTTTCGGAGCCGATGCCGATCTGACGGCGCCCGCGGGGCTTCTCGGAACTCCGATGGTGTGGCGGGAGGTCGGTCTGGTCTTCGGGTGGACGGTGGCGCTCGGACTCGCCCAGGCGAGGGACCGGCGGGTGCTGTGCAGCGGTGCGACTGAGTACAACCGCGTGATCTCCGCGAGTTTCTGCCTGTTCGGGGCCCTCGCCATCGTCGACCTCGCATTGAACCTGTCCGTCGCTCGCGGATATCTCGCCGTCGTCTTTCCGCTCGGAACCTTGATGCTCCTGGTGTCGCGGTGGCTCTGGCGTCGTCGTGTGGCCCGCGGGCGGTCGCGTGGACGGTACCTCCAGGCTGTGCTCGTGATCGGCGATGCGACGACGGCGGCGGCTCTTGCTCGCAGGCTCCTCGACAATGCTGCGCTCGGGTACACGGTGGTCGGAGTGTGTGTGCCGTCGGCCGAGGCCGCGTTGCGCATTCGCAGTGATCGACAACTCGTCGACGCGGGAATCAGCGTGTACGCCGGTTACTCCGACGTGCACTCCGCGCTCGCCGAGACCGGAGCGGCGGTCGCTGCCGTCACTGATGCAGAGGTGCTCGGGCACGACGCGCTGCACGATCTGATGTGGGAACTCGACGACCAGGGAATCGACCTGCTGGTCGCACCCGGCCTCGCCGGTGTCGCGGGCCCCCGGATCACCGTCCGCATCGAACCCGGACTGCCTCTCCTGCACGTCGACCGCCCGCGGCACCACGCCGCGAATCGGATCATGAAGGTCGCCTTCGACAAAGCTGTCAGCCTGTGCGCGATCGTTGTCTTCGCGCCGGTCATGGTGGTGTGCGCGATCGCGATCAAACTCGACAGCCGTGGTCCGGTGTTCTATCTCGGTGAGCGGATCGGGGCGAAGAACGTTCCGTTCTACATGTGGAAGTTCCGGACGATGGTCGACGGCGCCGACAGGATGGTCGCCGACCTCGCTCAACACGACGACGGCAACGGTGTCCTGTTCAAGATCCACGACGATCCGCGGGTGACCCGCGTAGGGCGCTTTCTGCGGCGACACAGCCTCGATGAGCTTCCCCAGCTCTTCAACGTGATGAGCGGGACGATGAGCCTCGTCGGGCCACGCCCGCCGCTGCGCGACGAAGTCCAGACGTACAACCGCATGGTGGTCCGGCGTCAGCTCGTCCGGCCCGGCATCACAGGACTGTGGCAGGTGTCAGGACGCAGCGACCTCTCGTGGGAGGAATCGGCGCAACTCGACCTGTCGTATGTAGAGAACTGGTCACTGACCGGTGATCTGATCATTCTCCGCCGCACCGCACACGCGGTGCTCTCCAAGGACGGTGCGTACTGA
- a CDS encoding TIGR03617 family F420-dependent LLM class oxidoreductase produces the protein MFVDTTITCPLSEMGASAAEAEKSGYDAVWTFEGAHDPFLPLLLAAEHTDRVTLGTSIAVAFGRNPLLLATLGWDLQAYSQGRFVLGLGTQIRPHITRRYSMPWSRPADRMLDMVTAVRAVWDAWATGGRLDHRGDFYEHTLMPPLFRPNPSEVDGFGPPPVWLAGVGPRMTRVAGEVADGFLSHPLCTPEFLRDTTLPSLAHGAALSGRERTAVHHSAMVIIGHTDHDMAAARSAVRTQIAFYGSTPAYQPILASVGFSDLHPTLHTMSKSGDWQAMGRQIPDDLVDSIAVTVDDPRDGATELLRRYGPYVDRLGFNTPYSADTNLLSRLAAEVRGPSA, from the coding sequence ATGTTCGTCGACACGACAATCACGTGCCCGCTGTCGGAGATGGGCGCATCCGCGGCCGAGGCGGAGAAGTCCGGATACGACGCCGTCTGGACGTTCGAAGGCGCACACGACCCATTTCTTCCCCTCCTGTTGGCCGCGGAACACACCGACCGGGTGACGCTCGGGACGTCGATCGCGGTTGCGTTCGGCCGAAATCCACTGCTGCTGGCGACACTCGGATGGGATCTCCAGGCGTACTCGCAGGGTCGCTTCGTACTCGGTCTCGGCACCCAGATCCGACCGCACATCACCCGTCGATACTCGATGCCGTGGAGCCGACCGGCCGACCGGATGCTCGACATGGTGACCGCGGTTCGCGCCGTCTGGGACGCGTGGGCCACCGGTGGACGGCTTGACCATCGCGGGGACTTCTACGAGCACACGCTGATGCCGCCGCTGTTTCGGCCCAACCCGTCCGAGGTCGACGGTTTCGGTCCACCGCCGGTGTGGCTGGCAGGCGTCGGGCCTCGGATGACCCGCGTCGCGGGCGAGGTGGCGGACGGTTTCCTCTCCCATCCACTGTGCACGCCGGAATTCCTGCGCGACACCACTCTGCCGTCGTTGGCGCATGGCGCAGCGTTGTCGGGCCGGGAACGCACGGCCGTCCACCATTCGGCGATGGTGATCATCGGCCACACGGATCACGACATGGCGGCAGCTCGGTCAGCCGTCCGGACGCAGATCGCCTTCTACGGCTCGACGCCCGCGTATCAGCCGATACTCGCATCGGTCGGGTTCTCCGACCTGCACCCGACGCTGCACACGATGTCGAAGTCGGGTGACTGGCAGGCCATGGGTCGACAGATCCCGGACGACCTCGTCGATTCGATCGCCGTCACCGTCGACGATCCACGAGACGGCGCGACGGAGCTGCTCCGACGATACGGCCCGTACGTCGACCGTCTCGGCTTCAACACCCCGTATTCAGCCGACACGAACCTGCTCTCTCGGCTCGCCGCCGAAGTCCGCGGCCCCTCCGCCTGA
- a CDS encoding ABC transporter ATP-binding protein: MTVLACDNLDCGYFQDNPCVRGVDLTIDEGQVVALLGPNGAGKTTLLETLAGLVPRVGGAVSVNGASVKSGDARRAVRAGMVLVPDDRALFKNLTTEQNLALAIPQRTIGGLVSNRRSVAAGLAQTVNRFPALEKRLKVKAGQLSGGEQQMLAISRALLQRPNVLLIDELSMGLAPVIVESILPVLREVAASDRTAVILVEQHVRLALDVVDRALVLVHGDIVIDEPATLLAADPGRLEKAYLGG, translated from the coding sequence ATGACAGTGTTGGCGTGCGACAACCTCGACTGCGGGTACTTCCAGGACAACCCGTGCGTACGGGGTGTCGACCTGACGATCGACGAAGGTCAGGTGGTTGCGCTCCTGGGGCCCAACGGCGCCGGTAAGACGACTCTCTTGGAGACACTTGCGGGTCTGGTGCCGCGGGTCGGCGGGGCGGTGTCGGTCAACGGGGCTTCGGTGAAGTCGGGAGATGCGAGGCGCGCCGTGCGGGCCGGAATGGTCCTGGTCCCCGACGATCGTGCACTCTTCAAGAACCTCACCACCGAGCAGAATCTCGCGCTCGCGATTCCGCAAAGAACCATCGGCGGACTGGTGTCGAACAGGCGGAGCGTGGCCGCGGGCCTGGCACAGACCGTGAACCGGTTCCCGGCGCTCGAGAAGCGGCTGAAAGTGAAAGCCGGGCAGCTCTCGGGCGGCGAACAGCAGATGCTCGCGATCTCCCGCGCGCTCCTGCAGCGGCCGAACGTCCTGTTGATCGATGAGTTGAGCATGGGGCTGGCACCCGTGATCGTCGAATCGATTCTCCCGGTGCTGCGTGAGGTCGCGGCGTCGGACCGCACCGCGGTGATCCTCGTCGAGCAGCACGTTCGGCTAGCGCTCGACGTGGTCGACCGAGCGCTTGTCCTCGTGCACGGCGACATCGTCATCGACGAGCCCGCGACGTTGTTGGCAGCAGATCCGGGCCGCCTCGAGAAGGCGTACCTCGGCGGCTGA
- a CDS encoding branched-chain amino acid ABC transporter permease/ATP-binding protein, with translation MTSHLANFVLGLGNGAVYAALGLALVMTFKSSGVVNFATGAVALYAAYTYAFLRKGELLVPVPGLEPTVDVGDKWGVAPAFIVAVLLAGLLGVLLYLAVFRPMRNAPVLAKAVASIGIMLVLQSLLNIQVGESAPSVKPIFPEGTFSIGDAVVPTDRMWLTAVIVGLAVVSGLVLKYTRFGIATEAAAESEKGALVTGLSPDRIAVTNWGLSSVTAAVGGVVISPIVPLSPIAYTMFIVPALAAALVGNFTSVAVTVGAGLAIGMLSSEAAYLQVTVDAIPDAGVAEAVPLLLIVVFLLVRGQPMPGRGAVIRSDLGRAPRPNRILLPAVVGGAVMLIALLFTEGSVRLALVASMTFAVVAISQVVVTGYAGQVSLAQLTLAGASAFSLSWFTDDLGVPFPVAPILAALVAAVIGVVVGLPALRVRGLPLMVATLALAVFLEAFWFRNPALNGGMVGAPVTPASLFGIDLGMGVGEDRPRMGFSVLCLVVLVMVAVGVALLRRSRLGSAMLAVRANERSAAASGINVGATKLMAFAISSFIVGLGGAMIAYQQTLAAASTYSVFTSIGFFALVYIAGVTSLSGGILAGFLAPGGLVFYLVDTYLSIGDYYMLISGALLVVTVIFNPDGIAGAFQRIPLPKQLVTVRRTTIPAAELDPSPDVRGVGEILLTVTDVGVSYGPVQAVDAVSFDVRQGEIVGLIGPNGAGKTTLVDAISGFAASTGSVTLDGTELSGMVPHRRGRAGLGRTFQDIELYDELSVAENVLVAAPRNGTDAAIARTLALLEITDLADRPAADLSQGQRQLVSVARVLVASPRVALLDEPAAGLDSSESRWLGERLSAVRANGGSMLLIDHDMDLVLSLCDRIIVLDLGQVIASGTPDEIRNDERVVQAYLGAPAGADQEAQ, from the coding sequence ATGACATCTCATCTCGCCAACTTCGTCCTCGGACTCGGCAACGGCGCCGTCTACGCGGCACTGGGTCTCGCCCTGGTGATGACCTTCAAGAGTTCCGGAGTCGTGAACTTCGCGACCGGAGCCGTCGCCCTGTACGCCGCATACACGTACGCGTTTCTGCGGAAGGGAGAACTGCTCGTTCCCGTCCCGGGTCTGGAGCCGACAGTCGACGTCGGAGACAAATGGGGTGTCGCTCCGGCGTTCATCGTGGCGGTGCTCCTCGCAGGACTCCTCGGGGTGCTCCTCTACTTGGCGGTCTTCCGGCCGATGAGGAATGCGCCGGTTCTCGCGAAGGCAGTCGCGTCGATCGGCATCATGCTGGTCCTGCAATCGTTGTTGAACATTCAGGTCGGCGAGAGTGCGCCGTCGGTGAAGCCGATCTTCCCCGAAGGGACGTTCTCGATCGGCGATGCCGTGGTGCCGACCGATCGGATGTGGCTGACCGCCGTCATCGTCGGGCTGGCGGTTGTGTCGGGCCTGGTCCTGAAGTACACGCGCTTCGGCATCGCGACGGAAGCGGCGGCCGAGTCCGAGAAGGGTGCGCTCGTCACCGGACTCTCCCCGGATCGGATCGCCGTCACCAACTGGGGACTGTCGTCGGTGACGGCGGCCGTCGGCGGTGTGGTGATCTCCCCGATCGTGCCGCTCAGCCCGATTGCGTACACGATGTTCATCGTTCCAGCTCTCGCCGCCGCACTTGTCGGGAACTTCACCAGCGTCGCCGTCACCGTCGGTGCCGGATTGGCGATCGGCATGCTCTCATCCGAAGCCGCCTACCTGCAGGTCACTGTTGACGCGATTCCGGATGCCGGTGTCGCAGAAGCTGTTCCGCTGTTGCTCATCGTGGTGTTCCTCTTGGTTCGGGGCCAGCCGATGCCGGGTCGCGGCGCGGTGATTCGCAGCGACCTCGGCCGTGCCCCTCGCCCCAACCGGATTCTGCTGCCCGCCGTCGTCGGCGGCGCCGTCATGCTGATCGCCCTGCTCTTCACCGAAGGAAGTGTGCGTCTGGCCCTGGTGGCATCGATGACCTTCGCCGTCGTCGCGATCTCCCAGGTGGTCGTGACTGGGTACGCCGGGCAGGTTTCTCTGGCGCAGCTGACCCTCGCGGGCGCGAGCGCGTTCTCACTCAGCTGGTTCACCGACGACCTCGGCGTCCCGTTCCCGGTAGCGCCCATCCTCGCTGCGCTCGTGGCGGCCGTCATCGGTGTCGTCGTCGGCCTGCCCGCGCTTCGCGTGCGGGGGCTGCCGTTGATGGTGGCGACACTCGCCTTGGCGGTGTTCCTCGAAGCGTTCTGGTTCCGCAATCCGGCGCTCAACGGCGGAATGGTAGGCGCTCCGGTCACTCCTGCATCTCTGTTCGGCATCGACCTCGGGATGGGTGTGGGCGAGGACCGACCCCGGATGGGCTTCAGTGTGTTGTGCCTGGTCGTCTTGGTGATGGTGGCCGTCGGTGTTGCGCTGCTTCGTAGGAGCAGACTCGGATCCGCGATGCTGGCGGTGCGAGCCAACGAACGGTCCGCCGCCGCCAGCGGGATCAACGTCGGTGCGACCAAGCTGATGGCGTTCGCGATCTCGTCGTTCATCGTCGGTCTCGGCGGCGCGATGATCGCTTACCAGCAGACGCTTGCAGCTGCGAGTACGTACTCCGTGTTCACGAGCATCGGTTTCTTCGCGCTTGTGTACATCGCAGGTGTCACGTCGTTGAGTGGAGGAATCCTCGCAGGGTTCCTCGCGCCGGGCGGGCTCGTCTTTTACCTTGTCGACACCTACCTTTCCATCGGCGACTACTACATGCTGATCAGTGGAGCACTGCTCGTCGTCACGGTGATCTTCAACCCCGACGGCATCGCGGGTGCGTTCCAGCGGATTCCGTTGCCGAAGCAACTCGTGACGGTACGACGCACAACGATTCCCGCGGCAGAACTGGACCCGTCGCCGGATGTGCGCGGCGTCGGAGAGATACTCCTCACCGTGACCGACGTCGGAGTCAGTTACGGCCCGGTCCAAGCCGTCGACGCAGTCTCGTTCGACGTTCGACAAGGCGAGATCGTCGGATTGATCGGACCGAACGGGGCGGGCAAGACGACACTCGTCGACGCGATCAGCGGATTCGCCGCATCGACGGGCTCAGTCACGCTCGACGGGACCGAGTTGTCCGGGATGGTGCCGCATCGCCGCGGACGGGCCGGGCTCGGCAGGACGTTTCAGGACATCGAACTGTACGACGAACTGTCCGTCGCGGAGAACGTGCTCGTCGCGGCGCCCAGGAACGGCACGGACGCCGCCATCGCGCGAACGTTGGCGCTCCTCGAGATCACCGACCTCGCAGATCGCCCGGCCGCAGATCTGTCTCAAGGACAACGACAACTCGTGTCTGTCGCGCGTGTGCTCGTCGCCTCTCCGCGTGTTGCGCTGCTCGATGAGCCGGCCGCCGGGCTGGACAGCTCGGAGAGTCGTTGGCTCGGTGAACGACTGTCGGCGGTCCGGGCGAACGGAGGATCGATGCTGCTGATCGACCACGACATGGACCTCGTTCTGTCACTGTGCGATCGGATCATCGTGCTCGACCTCGGCCAGGTGATCGCGTCCGGAACGCCGGACGAGATCCGCAACGACGAGCGTGTGGTGCAGGCATATCTGGGCGCCCCCGCCGGTGCCGACCAGGAGGCTCAGTGA
- a CDS encoding ABC transporter substrate-binding protein, producing the protein MNSSRTFRRTLRSAAVITAVGALVAGGLTACSSDSDNSAASSGPTIELTEKAATGEAIKIGVISSEGGPVSAPAPREAAEAAVRYLNDNAGGINGHKIDLVVCKQHEEAASATACANEMVEKKVAAVISPFSSMGAVIGPIIAGAKIPYISQAPVSAIEYGLPGAYMLSGGGYAVLAGQAAHAAKNKYKKVTVIIGDTGDAAASIGKLGGMIFKQVGVEFKVVTVPTSTADVVPVITAGLADKPDAVSILGDAKQCITAIKALETVAPDTKKYLITSCLDTNVTDATGEEAIEGSVAFTTVNPLTDDPTVNLFRSVLAKYSPSTDIRGLAYLGYQPIMSIAEAGKALPAGPVTAEQIHGILKGAKDLPVPAAPGLTFTCDGKQVPQMPTLCGKSILVSDIGAAMAFENTVVENK; encoded by the coding sequence TTGAACTCATCACGCACATTCCGGCGAACGCTCCGATCCGCGGCCGTCATCACCGCCGTCGGCGCGCTTGTCGCTGGCGGACTCACCGCGTGCTCGTCCGACTCCGACAACAGTGCAGCGAGCAGCGGACCGACTATTGAGCTGACCGAGAAGGCGGCGACCGGCGAGGCGATCAAGATCGGTGTCATCAGCTCGGAAGGCGGGCCGGTGTCTGCTCCGGCGCCGCGTGAGGCTGCCGAGGCCGCCGTTCGATACCTGAACGACAACGCGGGCGGCATCAACGGCCACAAGATCGACCTCGTGGTCTGCAAGCAACACGAGGAAGCGGCGTCGGCGACCGCCTGTGCAAACGAGATGGTCGAGAAGAAGGTCGCTGCGGTGATCAGCCCGTTCAGTTCGATGGGCGCCGTCATCGGACCGATCATCGCGGGAGCGAAGATCCCCTACATCTCGCAGGCGCCCGTGTCGGCGATCGAATACGGTCTGCCCGGCGCGTACATGCTCTCCGGCGGCGGCTACGCAGTGCTCGCAGGGCAGGCCGCGCATGCGGCCAAGAACAAATATAAGAAGGTGACGGTGATCATCGGTGACACCGGCGACGCAGCGGCGTCGATCGGCAAGCTCGGCGGCATGATCTTCAAGCAGGTCGGCGTCGAGTTCAAGGTCGTCACCGTCCCCACGTCCACGGCCGACGTGGTGCCCGTCATCACCGCAGGCCTGGCCGACAAGCCGGACGCCGTGTCGATCCTCGGGGACGCCAAGCAGTGCATCACTGCGATCAAGGCCCTCGAGACCGTGGCACCCGACACCAAGAAGTACCTGATCACCAGCTGCCTCGACACCAATGTCACGGATGCGACGGGCGAAGAGGCGATCGAGGGTTCGGTCGCGTTCACAACAGTGAATCCGTTGACCGACGATCCGACAGTCAACCTGTTCCGCAGTGTGCTCGCGAAGTATTCGCCCTCGACCGATATCCGCGGACTCGCGTATCTCGGCTACCAGCCAATCATGTCGATCGCCGAGGCGGGCAAGGCCCTCCCCGCGGGCCCGGTCACGGCCGAGCAGATCCACGGCATTCTGAAGGGCGCCAAGGATCTCCCGGTTCCGGCGGCACCCGGCCTGACCTTCACGTGTGACGGCAAGCAGGTTCCGCAGATGCCGACCCTGTGCGGAAAGTCGATCCTCGTGAGTGACATCGGGGCCGCCATGGCCTTCGAGAACACCGTCGTAGAGAACAAGTAA